A single Glycine soja cultivar W05 chromosome 14, ASM419377v2, whole genome shotgun sequence DNA region contains:
- the LOC114383552 gene encoding heat stress transcription factor B-4-like gives MALLLDNCESILLSLDTHKSVPAPFLTKTYQLVDDPSTDHIVSWGEDDTTFVVWRPPEFARDLLPNYFKHNNFSSFVRQLNTYGFRKIVPDRWEFANEFFKKGEKNLLCEIHRRKTHHQHHQQVQAMNNHHHHHKFGLNVSSIFPFHNNRLSVSPSHDSDEVIIPNWCDSPPRGVAGVNNNNSSSNNYNTVTALSEDNERLRRSNNMLMSELAHMKKLYNDIIYFVQNHVKPVAPSNNNNFPSFLLCSDNSNINNNTSPQTQTQAQASPMSNVSTVQRQLKQFVGCYSNNTKQARAVNSPTNSSITIVEEEASSNSCKTKLFGVSLQSKKRVHPEYGSNNVLQSSETNKARLALENDELLGLNLMPPSTC, from the exons ATGGCTCTTCTACTAGACAACTGTGAAAGCATTTTGCTGTCTTTGGACACACACAAATCAGTTCCTGCACCTTTCCTTACCAAAACATACCAACTTGTAGACGACCCTTCCACCGACCACATAGTCTCTTGGGGCGAAGACGACACCACCTTCGTCGTTTGGAGACCCCCCGAGTTCGCTAGGGACCTTCTCCCCAACTATTTCAAACACAACAACTTCTCCAGCTTCGTTCGCCAACTCAACACCTAT GGTTTTAGAAAGATTGTGCCTGATAGATGGGAGTTCGCGAATGAGTTCTTCAAGAAAGGAGAGAAGAACTTGTTGTGCGAGATTCACAGAAGAAAAACCCATCACCAGCATCATCAACAAGTACAAGCCATGAACAACCATCACCACCATCATAAGTTTGGACTCAACGTTTCCTCTATCTTTCCCTTCCACAATAACAGACTCAGTGTTTCCCCTTCTCATGATTCGGACGAGGTAATAATACCCAATTGGTGTGACTCGCCCCCAAGAGGAGTTGCCGGtgtaaacaacaacaacagcagcagcaacaactaCAACACTGTCACTGCACTTTCTGAGGACAACGAAAGACTTAGGAGAAGCAACAACATGCTCATGTCGGAGCTCGCACACATGAAGAAGCTTTACAACGACATCATCTACTTCGTTCAGAACCATGTCAAGCCCGTGGCTcctagcaacaacaacaatttccCTTCTTTTCTACTCTGCAGTGATAATAGTAATATCAACAACAACACATcaccacaaacacaaacacaagcacAAGCCTCTCCTATGAGTAACGTTTCAACGGTGCAAAGGCAACTGAAGCAGTTTGTAGGGTGCTATTCCAACAACACAAAGCAAGCGCGTGCTGTGAACTCTCCCACTAACAGTTCCATAACCATTGTTGAGGAAGAGGCTAGCAGTAACAGTTGCAAGACCAAGCTTTTTGGGGTGTCTCTTCAATCCAAGAAAAGGGTGCACCCTGAGTACGGGTCTAACAATGTTCTTCAAAGCTCCGAAACGAATAAGGCGCGTTTGGCTTTGGAAAATGATGAACTATTAGGCTTGAATCTTATGCCCCCTTCAACTTGTTAA